The DNA region CTTGTTGGAGTAGAAGTAGAAGCTGTCATCCTTCTTGTTGTTGGCCCCGGACTAACTGGTGCTTGAGTGACCAAGGAAGTGGAGGTGGTTGCTGCACCAGCCTTCTTGGACTTCTTTGAAGTATTCTTGGATCCCTTCCTGGATTTTGAAGTCTCTCCTTTCCTCTTCCTGGAAAATAAAAATTTAAACTAGACATTATGCAGCCATACATAGATATCATAGTAACAAAATTAAAGGGAGTTTTAGATTACCCAGATTTGGCTGGAAGTGAAGGTGGTAATTCAGCACCAAGTTCAGTAGGTGGCTTGCGGCATCCTTTCTCAATATGCCCAAACTGGAAGCATCTTTTGCATTGGTAAGGTCCCCTTTTACCTGGCTCACCTCTACTCTTGATCCTTTTCACTCTTGGCCTACCTGCAGACCTTTCTAGCTTTGGAGGCAACATCTGAAACCCGGGATCAGCCACACGCCACTCTGACTTGTCAACCATTGGGTTTACCACAAACTGATATGTAGCCTTGAAATGCTCAAGTGAGTAGTAATTATGCACATAGTCCTCTAGTTTAACCTTTCTTAGCGAACCTATGAAAGAGATAGCATGGGTGCAAGGTTTACCAGAAATCTGCCACTGGCCACATGAGCATGTTCTCATTTCAAGATCCACAGCATGTCTCCAAGGATAATTGTTCTTAGTCAATCCAGATACCTCAGCCTTTAGTCCACCACTCCCTCTGATCGTGTACTTCAAGTTTCTACTCTTCATTCTACTCCCTTCAAATACCATCAGGATCTGTACCTTCAAATATCATCCCTTTCTTCTCCACCCTAATCccttcctgctgctgctgcacttTCTCATTACTTCCTCCTTCTACTACCCTTTCTTGCTTCTTGAAATATCTCCATTCTTCATCTGCTCCAATTGGATCATCTCCCTCAGGGTCAAAACCATGCTCCATATAgtgctcctgctcctccctctctACTCTAGCAGGACCAGCTGCTGTAACCCCAAGTTCTGGGTCCTTTGCCCATTGTTTGCCATGGTATTCAACAATCGCACCTCGATTTGAGTCAAACATCTCATTCCCCTCACTTATGCCTTGAACCTGCACATCACCATTTATCACTTGGCTTTGATCCTCCATTTCAGTCAAGTGACTTCAATACATCTATCAACAGTCATGACGAACTTGACGTCTTTTGAAGCCTGCAACAAGGCTAGAAGTTGATGATCAGTAGCAAGGCGACTTGTTTGCCCATTATGATCCGTGAACCAAAAATTTGCCTCCTGATTAGTTGCCCAACTAAAGTGTTCGGAAACATCTTTCTCCATGTCAATGATGGAGTACTCCTCTGAATCTACCCACCATTCCAAAGGTCTGCCCTTCCGGTACACAGATCGACCATCCTCAATAGTTGAGAAGGAGCTAACATCAACCACTACTTTACCAGCATTGTTCTCATTGATCCTGAAATAGTAGCAGGGCATAAATCAACAACACTTACCCATTTGTCTTATTTGCTGCAATTCCCAAAAAATCATTACCGACCATATGCATACCAAAATCGGTACACAATCAGATTTCGATTCATTTTGCATCTAATTCCAATAATACAGCTAATCTACTATCAACCATACAGGAACCATTTGCAATAACATAGATAGAGCGACCTAGGGTTTCATTCTTACCCTTCGGGGATCTCAAGTGGATGCATGAGAGAGCACCGGAATGGAGGAGCAGCAAGAGGGGATGGTGCTCGGGGTGAAGCAGGTGGATACCGGAGGGCAGGCGGTGGCCAGAGCCCGTGCGCCGCCCCTAGAGGGGGCCGGCCCTGCAGACGCGCGCCTAGAGGGCACCCGCCTTGGGGACCCCGCGCGTCCTTGTTGGCCCGCAGGGGCGGCACCgcagggggggggggaaggccGGCCATCGCCGGTGAGGGGAGGGCCGCCCAGGGCGGCGTCGCTGGTGGGAGGGCGGTGCAGCATGCCCATCGCCGGTGGGGGAAGTGCTCAGGAGGGGAGGAGCTCGGGAGAGGGGTCGCGCGTGCGGACAAGGCCGGCCGGAAGCGATTTTTTTAGGATTCAGTAGGCAGGGGTAGATAAGTCATTTCATATCCATGTTATGCGCTGAAAACCGATTAAAGATAGATTTTTATGGCAAAATGTAATGGAATGCGACTTCCCGGTTTGCAGCTTTCAGTGTTATTTTACGAGGGCGAATGCTTTCGTTGGTATTTTACGGAAGCCGTCATCTTTCAATGCCACAGAATCAATTTTCCCTATACAGATTGTAACTAGCGATGACAATGGTACTCTATGATGCATAAAAAAACACCTAAAATGCCCTGCTGCAGCACTCTAGCAATTCCACAGCGAACTAAGTTATGCAGGATGTATGGTGGATGTCGCTGTACTGAAAAATTCACCACAGATAATTGTTTCCAAAGTGCTACTGGTATTGCTAATCTTTCAGGAAGCACTCGTGGTTATTATAGTCTCAAATATGTTGAGGGGAATCTCACACATGTCGAATATTTGACACATATGTTGAATGAACAATATGATTGATCCCATCGAATCATTCTTTTAAAAGTTTAGCGTCGTGCTCCATTGCAAGATTATTGTTTTGTAAGGGCGGTGCTGGTGCATGTCAAATCTACGTTTGACTCGGGCTTTCATTAAGAAATGACTCTACTTAGCTCATCACAACTGCTGTCATGTGGTTGAAATAACCTTTTTTGAGCGTGAACAAGTTATCAAAAAAGTTGAAAAACTCTATAGATTGCGGCACAAACCCGTCAAGCTTTTTCGAGCGTCCGCTGATCCCCCACCCGTGTAGTGCAGCACCTGATGCGGCAGGGTCCACCCCACTCCCACTTGCCGACGTTGCCGCCACCATGGCCATCGCTCTCTCTGTCTCTCCCTCTCAGCCTCTGCCACCCTTCAAAGCCCTGCACGCCAAAGAAAGGACCCTGCACCCTCCTCCTGCACCAAATTCAGCAAGGCAGCTAGCATGGTACGGCTCCCTCC from Panicum hallii strain FIL2 chromosome 9, PHallii_v3.1, whole genome shotgun sequence includes:
- the LOC112877723 gene encoding uncharacterized protein LOC112877723, which gives rise to MVFEGSRMKSRNLKYTIRGSGGLKAEVSGLTKNNYPWRHAVDLEMRTCSCGQWQISGKPCTHAISFIGSLRKVKLEDYVHNYYSLEHFKATYQFVVNPMVDKSEWRVADPGFQMLPPKLERSAGRPRVKRIKSRGEPGKRGPYQCKRCFQFGHIEKGCRKPPTELGAELPPSLPAKSGKRKGETSKSRKGSKNTSKKSKKAGAATTSTSLVTQAPVSPGPTTRRMTASTSTPTRPLDSPLSPGPTTRRMAAQLDISPGGIA